A portion of the Candidatus Methylacidiphilales bacterium genome contains these proteins:
- a CDS encoding SDR family oxidoreductase, with product MPVVVITGASRGIGKAIAEVFARESWSVIAPARAELDLSDPASIRAWCAGPGSGQGPIDALVHSAGINRPLPVRDIPDEVWAETFQINLNALRLLLQGLGTRLDGGRILALGSIFGLVSRPGRGAYAASKAALSGFIRTLAVEEGPKGTLANVLCPGYVDTDLTRSNNTPEQIASLCQTIPLRRLAKPEEIAHLAHWLCSEQNSYITGQSIVCDGGFTSL from the coding sequence ATGCCAGTCGTGGTGATCACCGGAGCATCACGCGGAATCGGGAAAGCGATTGCCGAAGTCTTTGCCCGGGAATCGTGGAGTGTCATCGCCCCGGCGCGCGCCGAGTTGGACCTCTCCGACCCCGCTTCCATCCGCGCCTGGTGTGCCGGACCGGGGAGCGGGCAGGGTCCGATCGACGCCCTGGTCCACAGCGCTGGGATCAACCGTCCGCTTCCCGTCCGTGACATCCCCGATGAAGTGTGGGCCGAGACCTTCCAGATCAACCTCAATGCCCTGCGCCTTTTGCTCCAGGGCCTGGGCACCCGCCTGGATGGCGGGCGTATTCTGGCCCTCGGATCCATCTTTGGCTTGGTGTCCCGACCGGGCCGCGGGGCCTATGCCGCCAGCAAGGCCGCTTTGTCCGGTTTCATCCGCACCCTGGCGGTGGAAGAGGGCCCCAAGGGGACCCTGGCCAACGTGCTCTGCCCGGGGTATGTCGACACCGATCTGACCCGGAGCAACAACACCCCGGAACAAATCGCTTCGCTCTGCCAAACCATTCCGTTGCGCCGGCTGGCCAAGCCGGAAGAAATCGCCCACCTTGCCCACTGGCTTTGCAGTGAACAGAACTCATACATCACCGGGCAGTCGATTGTCTGTGATGGGGGATTCACCTCGTTATGA
- a CDS encoding aldolase: protein MNLREKQMVDLLIDLKENHHVVGVKAEFEAEGTRLEEAMRLKEVSLKAGLGMTLKIGGCEAIRDMFEAANLGVVHLVAPMVETAYALKKYLNAVNIAFSKDLQNDVDFLINLETITSCRNFEEMLQLPEIARLKGIVLGRVDLTGSMNLTREDINSDQVKNLCLEMAAKAKAHGKVVVVGGGVSVHSLPFFRSFPPGHIDRYETRKVVFSCPGALENKEAAFLKAVEFEISWLKNKKEYYTLISQEDDARLVMMEQRYQKQIQALSAAKA from the coding sequence ATGAATCTGCGCGAAAAACAAATGGTCGATCTGTTGATCGATCTCAAAGAAAACCACCACGTCGTAGGGGTGAAAGCCGAATTCGAGGCTGAAGGCACCCGCTTGGAAGAGGCCATGCGGTTGAAAGAAGTCAGTCTGAAGGCAGGACTCGGCATGACCCTGAAGATCGGCGGCTGCGAGGCCATCCGGGACATGTTTGAGGCCGCCAATCTGGGGGTGGTCCATCTGGTGGCACCGATGGTGGAAACGGCCTATGCGCTTAAAAAATACCTGAACGCCGTCAATATCGCCTTTTCCAAGGACCTTCAAAATGACGTGGATTTCCTGATCAACCTGGAAACCATCACCTCATGCCGGAATTTCGAGGAGATGCTCCAGCTTCCAGAGATTGCCCGGCTCAAGGGGATCGTTCTCGGACGCGTCGACCTCACCGGTTCCATGAATCTCACCCGGGAGGATATCAACAGCGATCAGGTCAAAAACCTTTGTTTGGAGATGGCGGCCAAGGCCAAGGCCCACGGCAAGGTGGTGGTGGTGGGCGGGGGCGTCTCCGTTCATTCGCTTCCCTTCTTCCGCTCCTTTCCTCCGGGACACATCGATCGCTATGAGACGCGCAAAGTGGTCTTTTCCTGCCCGGGAGCCCTCGAAAACAAGGAGGCGGCCTTCCTCAAGGCGGTCGAGTTCGAAATCAGCTGGTTGAAGAACAAGAAAGAATACTACACCCTGATCAGCCAGGAAGATGACGCGCGTTTGGTGATGATGGAGCAGCGCTACCAGAAACAGATCCAAGCCCTTTCCGCCGCCAAGGCCTGA
- a CDS encoding thiamine pyrophosphate-binding protein, which yields MSIRVADYVACFLADHGVRDIFVVTGGGAMHLNDAIGREKRIRYICNHHEQACAMAAESYARLTGRVGVVNVTTGPGGINALNGVFGAWTDSVPMLVVSGQVKRETCMAFHEVPGLRQLGDQEADILGMVKGITKYAALVRDPSEIRFHLEKALHLALSGRPGPCWIDIPIDVQGARIDPSTLTGFTVPAPEGMESKELQAVCVDIRRRAEAAQRPVILVGAGIRASQSRDRLLRLLEHWAVPVTTAWNAQDAIWNAHPQFAGRPGSIGDRAGNFAVQNADFLLVLGSRLNVRQVSYNWPSFARAAYKVVVDIDAAELHKPTWRADLPVHADLREVIDILTALDPIASTPQRQRWLSQCRSWRERYPATLPEYWDTDNGVNPYCFASALFAQLAEDEVVVCGDGTACVTTFQAADIREGQRLYTNSGCASMGYDLPGAIGASAARPGQRVVCLAGDGSIMMNLQELQTIQTHGFPVKIFILNNRGYHSIRQTQQNFFPDGVMGCGEESGLGFPDFGKLAAVFGFPYSAARTHAELAGVIAATLAHTGPAVCEIFLDLNQQFAPKLSSKRLDDGTIVSPPLEDLAPFLQREELVKNMFIPEYHPTPKKS from the coding sequence ATGAGCATCCGAGTCGCCGACTACGTTGCCTGTTTTCTTGCCGATCATGGAGTGAGGGACATCTTCGTCGTCACGGGTGGCGGGGCGATGCATTTGAACGATGCCATCGGGCGGGAAAAGCGCATCCGCTACATCTGCAACCACCACGAGCAGGCCTGTGCCATGGCGGCTGAGAGCTACGCCCGGCTGACCGGCCGGGTTGGCGTGGTCAATGTCACCACCGGCCCGGGGGGAATCAACGCCCTCAACGGGGTTTTCGGGGCCTGGACGGACTCGGTCCCGATGCTGGTCGTTTCCGGCCAGGTGAAGCGCGAGACGTGCATGGCGTTCCATGAGGTGCCCGGTCTTCGCCAGTTGGGCGATCAGGAGGCCGACATTCTGGGCATGGTCAAGGGCATCACCAAATACGCGGCTCTGGTCCGGGATCCGTCTGAAATCCGGTTCCATTTGGAAAAGGCCCTGCACCTGGCTCTTTCCGGCCGCCCCGGACCCTGCTGGATCGATATTCCCATCGATGTGCAGGGGGCCCGGATCGATCCATCGACCCTGACTGGTTTTACGGTTCCTGCTCCGGAAGGGATGGAATCCAAGGAGCTTCAGGCTGTGTGTGTCGACATCCGCCGGCGTGCGGAGGCGGCGCAGCGGCCGGTCATCCTGGTGGGTGCTGGCATCCGGGCCAGCCAGTCGCGGGACCGGTTGTTGCGGTTGTTGGAACATTGGGCCGTTCCCGTGACAACCGCTTGGAACGCGCAGGACGCGATTTGGAATGCCCACCCGCAATTCGCCGGACGCCCGGGTTCGATCGGCGACCGTGCGGGCAATTTTGCCGTGCAAAACGCGGATTTCCTTTTGGTGCTGGGCAGCCGGCTCAACGTCCGCCAGGTCAGCTACAATTGGCCATCGTTCGCCCGGGCCGCCTACAAAGTGGTGGTCGACATCGATGCGGCGGAGTTGCACAAGCCGACCTGGCGGGCGGATCTGCCCGTCCATGCCGACCTGCGCGAGGTGATCGACATCCTGACGGCCCTCGATCCGATCGCGTCCACACCGCAGCGCCAGAGGTGGTTGTCGCAGTGCCGGTCGTGGCGGGAGCGCTATCCTGCGACCTTGCCGGAATACTGGGACACGGACAACGGGGTCAATCCCTACTGTTTTGCCTCGGCACTCTTCGCACAACTGGCCGAGGACGAAGTGGTGGTCTGCGGGGACGGGACCGCCTGCGTGACCACCTTCCAGGCGGCGGACATCCGTGAGGGTCAGCGCTTGTACACCAATTCCGGTTGCGCTTCGATGGGCTATGATCTCCCCGGGGCCATTGGGGCCAGCGCAGCCCGGCCGGGACAACGGGTCGTTTGTTTGGCCGGGGATGGCAGCATCATGATGAACCTGCAGGAATTGCAGACCATTCAAACGCACGGGTTTCCGGTCAAAATATTCATTCTGAACAACCGGGGGTATCATTCCATCCGTCAGACCCAGCAGAACTTCTTTCCCGACGGAGTCATGGGTTGCGGGGAAGAGAGCGGATTGGGCTTCCCTGATTTTGGCAAACTGGCGGCGGTCTTTGGATTTCCCTACAGTGCCGCGCGGACCCATGCCGAGCTGGCTGGGGTGATTGCCGCGACTTTGGCACACACCGGGCCGGCGGTGTGTGAGATTTTCCTCGACTTGAACCAGCAGTTTGCCCCCAAACTGTCCTCGAAGCGACTGGACGACGGAACCATCGTCTCCCCGCCTCTGGAAGACCTGGCCCCTTTCCTGCAACGCGAAGAACTCGTCAAAAACATGTTCATTCCCGAATACCATCCCACCCCTAAAAAATCATGA